The Leptospira brenneri genome includes a window with the following:
- the serS gene encoding serine--tRNA ligase — MLDINRIVQNPEELISTLQKRGVVSTDIEAKIKSVSEKQRKLKLEVEELRAERNRVSKEIGIQKSQGKDITEISASMKGVGDRIKAIEEELTKEEESLHDLNLGLPNLLDPSVPEGKSEEDNVLVRQWGEIPKLSFEAKTHFDIGEKLGIFDFERGVKLSGARFYTYRGLGAKLERALMNLMLDTHTTENGYEEMWVPVLVNDESMTATGQLPKFAEDFYRLEKDGLNLIPTAEVPLTNYYRDEIISEKELPISVCAHTSCFRREAGSYGRDTRGLVRVHQFQKVELVKFVEPETSQTEHEKMLNDAESILQKLKLPYRVMLLCSKDMSSASSKTYDIEVWMPGLGRFMEISSVSNFKDYQARRGKIRYKSKEGKNLLIHTLNGSGLAIGRTLAAVIENYQSEDGTFQIPDVLKNYIR; from the coding sequence ATGCTTGATATCAACCGTATTGTCCAAAACCCAGAAGAATTAATTTCCACCTTACAAAAGAGAGGTGTTGTTTCGACAGATATCGAAGCAAAAATCAAATCTGTTTCTGAAAAACAACGTAAGCTAAAATTGGAAGTGGAGGAACTTCGTGCTGAAAGGAATCGAGTTTCGAAAGAGATCGGAATCCAAAAATCACAAGGGAAAGATATCACTGAAATTTCAGCTTCGATGAAAGGAGTGGGTGATCGAATCAAAGCTATTGAAGAAGAACTCACGAAAGAAGAAGAGTCTTTACATGATCTCAATTTGGGTCTTCCCAACTTACTTGATCCAAGTGTTCCAGAAGGAAAATCAGAAGAAGACAATGTTCTCGTTCGTCAATGGGGTGAAATTCCCAAACTTAGCTTTGAGGCAAAAACTCATTTTGATATTGGGGAAAAATTAGGAATTTTTGATTTCGAACGCGGAGTGAAACTTTCAGGTGCTAGATTTTACACGTATCGTGGTTTAGGTGCGAAACTCGAGAGAGCACTTATGAACTTAATGCTCGATACTCATACCACAGAAAATGGATATGAAGAGATGTGGGTTCCCGTTCTTGTGAATGATGAGTCTATGACTGCTACAGGCCAACTTCCTAAATTTGCTGAGGATTTTTACAGACTAGAAAAAGACGGACTCAATTTAATTCCGACTGCGGAAGTTCCTTTAACGAATTATTACCGAGATGAAATCATTTCAGAAAAGGAATTACCGATTTCTGTATGTGCACACACATCTTGTTTTCGAAGAGAAGCAGGTTCTTATGGGCGTGATACCCGTGGTCTTGTGCGAGTGCATCAATTTCAAAAAGTCGAACTAGTCAAGTTTGTTGAACCGGAAACTTCTCAAACAGAACACGAAAAGATGCTAAACGATGCAGAGTCGATTTTGCAAAAACTGAAACTTCCTTACCGTGTGATGCTTTTATGTAGTAAAGATATGTCGAGCGCTTCCTCTAAAACCTATGATATCGAAGTTTGGATGCCTGGGCTTGGTCGATTTATGGAAATTTCCTCTGTTTCTAACTTCAAAGACTATCAAGCAAGAAGGGGAAAAATTCGATACAAATCAAAGGAAGGAAAAAACCTGCTCATCCATACTCTGAATGGTTCTGGTCTTGCAATCGGTCGAACACTGGCTGCAGTGATAGAAAACTACCAATCAGAAGATGGAACCTTCCAGATTCCGGATGTATTAAAAAATTACATTCGTTAA
- a CDS encoding OmpA family protein produces the protein MPYSNLNFDLNFNSYTNLKFNQHCKYTHYRKLNFCGIYTLCRKRGTFGEYTRSGKPQINTSYANSAKNSSFFLKSPNLYQGLFFFQSFANSIRWISKVTYLFFQVSLYIAFLSPATVYSQSSEVEPSLVVAPIQGPINTEFQEFGPTMTPDAKTLYFYSKRSSRGYTEIFKSERKKDGTWDFPEEVDVLNSPFDDQSPFITRDGKTLLLSSNRDGSVEVMLPDGKVGISRDLYVSNWNGKSWSKPIPLPASINTEEIEENPHLLGDTLLFTRYPFGKPNLAKVYFSQYKDNSWSNPKPLPSPINDNYATIAAAFNDDGSILFFSSNRPGGYGGFDLYMAKIDGDSFKDTENLGAPINSNEDEAYIVFQQVKKTFLFCRRVEGRSFDLFTASVPKQENIVQKKLEETKKISLDSVYFERASSVLKPESSVPLDAIVDYLHENSDKKMKIIGHTDLTGTFEDNMVLSKDRAESVKQYLVSKGVDSKRLVTDGKGPTQPVVQATDEGSSKKNRRTEFVLIDP, from the coding sequence ATGCCCTATTCCAATCTAAATTTTGATCTTAATTTTAATTCTTATACTAATCTCAAATTCAATCAGCATTGCAAATATACGCACTACAGAAAACTAAACTTTTGCGGGATTTATACGCTCTGCAGAAAAAGAGGAACCTTTGGGGAATATACGCGAAGCGGTAAGCCGCAGATAAATACAAGTTATGCGAATAGCGCAAAAAACTCTTCGTTTTTTTTGAAAAGCCCTAATCTATACCAAGGTCTTTTCTTTTTTCAGTCGTTCGCAAATTCCATTCGATGGATTTCGAAAGTCACTTACCTTTTTTTTCAAGTATCACTTTATATTGCCTTTCTTTCTCCCGCAACTGTCTATAGCCAGTCATCCGAGGTAGAGCCAAGTTTAGTGGTCGCTCCCATCCAAGGTCCTATCAATACCGAGTTTCAAGAATTTGGACCTACGATGACCCCCGATGCAAAAACTTTATATTTCTATTCAAAACGTTCCAGTCGTGGCTATACGGAGATTTTTAAATCAGAACGAAAAAAAGATGGAACTTGGGATTTTCCAGAAGAAGTCGATGTATTGAATTCTCCCTTTGATGACCAAAGCCCTTTTATTACAAGAGATGGCAAAACTCTATTATTATCCTCGAATCGAGATGGTTCTGTGGAAGTTATGTTACCAGACGGAAAGGTCGGAATTTCTAGAGATTTATATGTTTCCAATTGGAATGGAAAATCATGGAGTAAACCAATCCCTTTACCTGCCTCGATTAACACAGAAGAAATTGAAGAGAATCCACATTTGCTTGGAGATACCCTACTCTTTACAAGATATCCATTTGGAAAACCAAATCTTGCTAAAGTCTATTTTAGCCAATATAAAGATAATTCATGGTCGAATCCCAAACCTTTACCTTCACCAATTAATGATAATTATGCGACGATCGCAGCGGCCTTCAATGATGATGGAAGTATCCTTTTTTTCTCATCGAATCGACCTGGCGGTTATGGGGGTTTTGATTTGTACATGGCAAAGATTGATGGCGATTCTTTTAAAGACACTGAGAATTTAGGAGCGCCTATCAATTCAAATGAAGATGAGGCATATATTGTTTTCCAACAGGTGAAAAAAACATTTTTATTTTGCAGAAGAGTCGAAGGTAGGTCCTTTGATCTTTTTACTGCCTCCGTCCCAAAACAAGAAAACATTGTACAAAAGAAACTGGAAGAAACGAAAAAGATCTCACTCGATTCAGTGTATTTCGAAAGAGCATCCTCAGTTTTGAAACCAGAGTCGTCAGTTCCTTTGGATGCTATCGTTGATTACCTCCATGAAAATTCAGATAAAAAAATGAAAATTATAGGACACACTGATTTGACCGGAACATTTGAAGACAATATGGTTCTTTCAAAGGATAGGGCAGAGTCCGTTAAACAATATTTAGTCTCCAAAGGAGTGGATTCAAAACGTCTGGTAACGGATGGGAAAGGGCCAACGCAACCGGTTGTGCAGGCGACAGATGAGGGTTCGTCTAAAAAGAATCGAAGAACAGAATTTGTACTGATAGATCCTTAA
- a CDS encoding substrate-binding periplasmic protein, whose protein sequence is MLPLFRIRSFGLVSLLVLFFSFSLSGEPSQVLEKIKKTKTLTVSVNEFYDPFYIENPNPSFPGLDVELAQEYAKFLDVDLKIIPLRTFDQHARMLEKGDTQIAMAGLSSSINRFKDVYFTDPYLISTPAALVNRTALPPEPEGQIVTVQLFRNLNDLTNITGISYSVLANSSNHQFLRDVFPKAQTFSYFTNEAALSELKKNNVNAFVADSFYIQALLQKDSSLRANYLPILGVVQEDHISMATAKKDIEFLYNLNFFIKELKRTGKIQVLINKYFKSNQWVKKE, encoded by the coding sequence ATGTTGCCTCTTTTTCGGATTCGAAGTTTTGGGTTAGTTAGCCTTTTAGTGCTTTTTTTCTCTTTTTCCTTGTCTGGTGAACCAAGCCAGGTTTTAGAAAAGATTAAAAAAACCAAAACTCTCACGGTTTCCGTAAATGAATTTTATGATCCATTTTATATTGAAAATCCTAATCCAAGTTTTCCAGGTCTGGACGTAGAATTAGCACAGGAATATGCAAAGTTTCTTGATGTAGATTTAAAAATCATTCCGCTTCGAACTTTTGATCAACATGCAAGGATGTTAGAGAAAGGTGATACGCAGATAGCGATGGCAGGCTTATCTTCTTCGATCAATCGATTTAAAGATGTTTATTTTACAGATCCATATTTAATATCAACTCCTGCTGCTCTAGTAAACAGAACAGCCCTACCCCCAGAACCAGAAGGACAAATTGTAACGGTTCAGTTATTTAGAAATCTAAATGATTTAACGAACATTACCGGAATTTCTTATTCGGTTCTTGCAAATAGTTCTAACCATCAATTCTTAAGAGATGTTTTTCCTAAGGCTCAAACATTTTCCTATTTTACAAACGAAGCGGCCTTAAGTGAATTAAAGAAAAATAATGTGAATGCATTTGTTGCTGATTCATTTTACATTCAGGCCCTTCTACAAAAAGATTCTTCTTTGCGAGCAAATTATTTGCCTATTCTCGGAGTTGTTCAGGAAGATCATATCAGTATGGCAACTGCGAAAAAAGATATAGAGTTTCTTTATAACTTAAATTTCTTCATCAAAGAATTGAAACGAACTGGTAAAATTCAGGTTTTAATCAATAAATATTTTAAATCCAATCAGTGGGTTAAAAAAGAATAA